A single bacterium DNA region contains:
- a CDS encoding serine protease — MQSVAAAAGQSVCIVLAERGNGTTSGTGFVVADGYVLTSHHLAQGADRLRVLCPDHPPIEVKLANADADNDIALLHSSLLSIRPLPLGGSGNVQVGQEIVVIGFPRADLVGAETATVTQGIVNSVRGGALQIQAPVGPGSSGSPVLTLQGQVIGVVRAVLGNQVGTNLATSFATAIDAAKPFLTSALGGLYGSVNVANPPPGQRAPQTTQSSSKFVITPGQDIGDLKLGMRREEFERLLGPAKQVSRDDGVHLTLGWQSSTNYRGLFVVLSSTGEAIMIGVVFDPRYVLQGVHLGSTEFDVRVALGEPSRVELTSHKIQSPAPASLKVLYYDSLGLRLVIQNNPKYANYLLVSSIAVFRSGCLFNGSPVVLQSGTCQ; from the coding sequence GAATGGGACAACCTCGGGGACCGGGTTCGTGGTCGCCGACGGGTACGTCCTCACCTCGCATCATCTAGCCCAGGGCGCCGATCGGCTGCGCGTGCTGTGTCCTGACCATCCGCCGATCGAGGTCAAATTAGCTAACGCCGACGCGGACAATGACATAGCGCTCCTGCACAGCTCTCTCTTGTCCATCCGTCCGTTGCCCCTTGGCGGATCTGGCAACGTGCAGGTAGGCCAAGAGATCGTGGTGATTGGCTTCCCGCGGGCCGACTTAGTGGGCGCCGAGACCGCCACCGTGACCCAGGGTATCGTCAACTCCGTTCGCGGCGGAGCATTACAGATCCAAGCGCCGGTGGGGCCCGGGAGCAGCGGCAGCCCGGTCCTCACCCTGCAAGGCCAGGTGATCGGCGTCGTGCGTGCGGTGCTCGGCAACCAAGTGGGGACCAACCTGGCCACGTCCTTTGCGACGGCCATCGATGCCGCCAAGCCGTTCCTCACCTCCGCCTTGGGGGGCCTGTATGGGAGCGTGAACGTTGCCAATCCGCCGCCGGGGCAGCGAGCTCCTCAGACCACTCAGAGCTCTAGCAAATTTGTCATCACGCCGGGTCAGGACATCGGCGATCTGAAACTGGGGATGCGCCGTGAGGAGTTTGAACGGCTGCTGGGACCAGCAAAGCAAGTCTCTCGGGACGACGGAGTACATCTCACGCTGGGTTGGCAATCCTCCACGAATTACCGGGGACTTTTTGTGGTCCTCTCGTCGACCGGTGAAGCTATCATGATCGGCGTGGTGTTCGACCCGAGGTACGTCTTACAAGGGGTTCATCTCGGCAGTACAGAGTTCGATGTCCGAGTTGCTCTGGGCGAACCGTCCCGAGTGGAACTCACAAGCCACAAGATCCAATCCCCTGCCCCCGCTAGTTTGAAAGTGCTCTACTATGACTCACTTGGACTGAGACTTGTGATCCAGAACAACCCCAAATACGCGAATTACTTGCTCGTTTCTAGTATTGCCGTCTTCCGCTCAGGCTGCCTTTTCAACGGATCGCCGGTCGTGCTCCAGAGTGGCACGTGCCAGTAA